In one Aythya fuligula isolate bAytFul2 chromosome 12, bAytFul2.pri, whole genome shotgun sequence genomic region, the following are encoded:
- the ESRP2 gene encoding epithelial splicing regulatory protein 2, protein MRAGCKMQRVFIQLVSSDLKVLGRSSYTLCSDGQLLIRQVLHPETSKKNFLLSDCFYSFYDLRKEFHTCYPSSAAVKDQTIKTMAEYLGLGTDETEEDFGVWQVKTMVAIIFSMLSESCNHIFTEPETVKYKYETGPCSKSETVDNETVIRARGLPWQSSDQDIARFFKGLNIAKGGVALCLNAQGRRNGEALVRFVNSEQRDLALERHKHHMGSRYIEVYKATGEEFLKIAGGTSNEVAQFLSKENQVIIRMRGLPFTATQEDVLGFLGPECPVTGGKEGLLFVKYPDGRPTGDAFVLFSCEEYAQNALKKHKEILGKRYIELFRSTAAEVQQVLNRYMSTPLIPTLPTPIIPVIPPPYTIATGSIRDCVRLRGLPYTAGIDDILEFMGDATADIKPHGVHMVLNQQGRPSGDAFIQMKSADKAFMVAQKCHKKMMKDRYVEVFQCSGEEMNFVLMGGTLNRSGLSPPPCKLPCLSPPAYAAFQTAAVIPAEAALYQPQALLPAARTPQASAAAPPTVTYYPAQAAQLYMNYTAYYPSPPVSPTTVGYIAAPPGAVAAAATATHTPILPQPGALVRMQGLPYNTGMKEILSFFQGYQLHTDSILVLYNFSGQPSGEALVTFPSLDLAKKAVAEKNGQLLGGHCVELYLV, encoded by the exons ATGAGAGCTGGCTGCAAGATGCAAAGAGTG ttTATTCAGCTGGTATCCAGTGATTTGAAAGTACTTGGAAGGAGTTCTTACACGCTCTGCAGTGATGGCCAGTTACTCATTCGACAAGTCCTCCACCCAGAAACATCTAAGAAG AACTTCCTGCTATCAGACTGCTTCTATTCCTTTTATGATCTGCGCAAAGAATTTCACACATGCTACCCTAGTTCAGCCGCCGTGAAGGACCAGACTATCAAGACCATGGCAGAAT ATCTAGGCTTAGGGACAGATGAAACAGAGGAGGACTTTGGCGTGTGGCAAGTGAAAACAATGGTGGCTATCATTTTCAGCATGCTCTCTGAAAGTTGCA ATCACATATTTACTGAGCCTGAAactgtgaaatacaaatatgaaaCAGGTCCATG tagTAAATCTGAAACAGTGGACAATGAGACAGTAATACGTGCCAGAGGTTTGCCATGGCAGTCTTCAGACCAAGATATTGCCCGATTTTTCAAAGGACTGAATATTGCTAA AGGTGGTGTGGCCCTTTGTCTGAATGCtcaaggaaggagaaatggTGAAGCATTAGTTCGGTTTGTCAATTCTGAACAGAGAGATTTGGCACTGGAAAGACATAAGCATCACATGGGTAGCAGATACATTGAG gtttACAAAGCAACAGGGGAAGAATTCTTAAAAATTGCAGGAG GTACCTCCAATGAAGTTGCCCAGTTTTTATCTAAAGAGAATCAAGTTATCATCCGGATGAGAGGCCTTCCATTCACTGCTACTCAGGAGGATGTGTTGGGGTTCCTGGGGCCAGAGTGCCCGGTCacaggagggaaagagggaCTTCTCTTTGTCAAGTACCCAGATGGCAGGCCCACAGGAGATGCATTTGTATTGTTCTCCTGTGAAGAATATGCACAGAATGCacttaaaaaacacaaagaaattctTGGAAAACGTTACATTGAACTCTTCcggagcacagcagcagaagtccAGCAG GTACTCAATCGATACATGTCAACACCTCTTATTCCCACCCTCCCAACTCCCATCATTCCTGTCATACCCCCACCATACACAATTGCCACGGGTAGCATACGTGACTGTGTCCGGCTCAGAGGCCTTCCTTACACTGCTGGCATTGACGACATCCTGGAATTTATGGGAGATGCCACAGCTGATATCAAGCCCCATGGCGTTCACATGGTCCTTAATCAACAG gGACGACCATCAGGTGATGCTTTTATCCAAATGAAATCTGCTGACAAAGCCTTTATGGTGGCtcaaaaatgtcacaaaaaaatgatgaaggaCCGTTATGTGGAAGTATTCCAGTGTTCGGGAGAGGAGATGAACTTTGTTTTAATGGGTGGCACTTTAAATCGTAGTGGCTTATCCCCACCGCCATGTAAGTTACCAT GTCTCTCTCCACCAGCTTATGCTGCTTTCCAAACAGCAGCTGTGatcccagcagaagcagcactcTACCAGCCACAAGCCCTCTTGCCAGCCGCCAGGACTCCCCAGgcatcagctgctgctcctccaacTGTTACCTACTACCCAGCTCAGGCAGCTCAGCTTTATATGAATTACACAGCTTACTATCCCAG TCCTCCAGTATCTCCTACCACAGTTGGGTATATcgcagctcctccaggagctgtagctgctgctgccactgccaccCACACTCCAATTCTGCCCCAGCCTGGAGCATTAGTCCGTATGCAGGGCTTGCCATATAACACAGGAATGAAGGAGATTCTCAGTTTCTTCCAGGGATACCAG